acatttcctctctctattttgaccctagagtagttagttagttaaaaaaaaaaaaaaaaaaatctgaaatttattacttaattaGGACTTAGGATTTAATTAGGAGGAATCTaaacaagacttggtggctaaaaccattatggcttgattcataaagattccaataaaagaattcgaacgggacttggaggcggcaatcttcaaggctcgcttcacaaagaattcttggatatagttcaaaaagaagtgaacagggcttggtggcaaccaccattaagtcttgatacatggaagcctgtccaatcttggtcactgatcttgcaatataagcagactttgactcaagagagaaattagagagagagaatttagaaactaacttttacctgcagttccagatacttgtctgaaaatccTTGCCTCTTGTggtcgatactcccaaggtaaagcattcacttttatatatatgctaagaaatgaggttagtagaggggaatgtcagacaggatttgcttcagacaggatttgctgagttgtagactagttgaatttggttgctaagttaGGATAatgcataatgtgcttttgtgattagaacTTTGTAGATGTGGCGTGCGAAATTGTAGAGATGATGATTTctgtgttttaaatttataagtccctgctgttttcaaacctctttcagagagactgcccgattgttttgcttgaggacaagcaaaagggtaagtctgggggagttgatatataccatggtatataagtgttttactatctatatattatatattctatcctattaggtatgttttcggGTTCaagagtatcttggagtaaagtgatgattatggagcatttaggagcttaaaagagatttcatccgagctgaccattagaggtcgatacgaagaagaagcaatcgttcgatgcacatccagtgccgtcgatcgatacagaagagaagcctcgacgattgaagattatgatcgatcgatgtacatcctataccatcgatcgatgtcgagacgcgagatacgcgacttggttccagccgaatttaaacccaaggcttcaccaaattacaagattacccctgatgagtttttaacctaatagttatatacttgcctaagtgttaggaggcaagagagcttttggccaccattgtattcttattttcagcagagagttttaaGAGAGacaatcatagagagatttatGATttgaactccattgattcatctattctattctatgcagtttatATCTATactttgtgtcatgaattgcatagctatgtctgagtagttcacttgttagattcagggttcaaataggttagagggattagccccaactatagatttgctaagttgtgatattcattgattgattgttcattaatgcttgttttagccttgctaactagaacatgaacctaggaattagcatgagtcaagcatcctttaccatcatgtcctgaatctaatatgtcatgctaggactgctagagagatgctaaccgctgatctaggagactagtgagcattatcaacctgcgcctagggcttagctagaagcgtcgatcgatattgtcttctgacaatcgatcgatattgcaaaaggtgtatcgatcgatatccctataggatcatcgatcgacactttcttgtgatcaaaagacgacagttgagatccaagatctagttagttaaccagtgaaacattgtcatcgctgatcactgtgattaaggagttgagctctaatatattatgcatgcaactgttaggcatctataggattataatctccaacacctgaatagaaaccctgcatctaatatcttccaataagttacacccccaatcatcttgttagtcgagcaatagacttgctcaattaggattgctatttacttttaaaccataaaacaacaaacatttagaattaataatttgactagatttaataggttccctagctccttgtggatttgatccctaagtactgcaactgaacctcttatttgggagagtaattcactccttagggtaatttgagtggtatcactaTGCATGATTGTTCGAAGTGGGAACGATGTGAGCACTACGATTGTATAGGACTGGAAATACGGCCTCGGCTTTCGTGCTGACATTACGACCGCGAGCGTGACTTTTTCCATCATCGGATATCGTGTCTCTGCATCGAGCAAAGTTTTACTTACGTAAAATATGGGATTTTGCTCGCTGCGTTCCTCTCGGATGAGGAAGCCACTCACAGCCGTGACTGATACAATGTACAGGAACAGTGGTTCCCCTTCTACGGGTTTTACGAGCACCGGGAGAGTGGCCAAGTAATgtttcagctgttggaaagcttTTTCGCATTCTTCGGTCCACTCGAACCTCTTGTTCCCCTTCTAGGTGTCATAGAAAGGTAAACACTTATCCGTCGACCGCGAAATAAAGCGGTTGTGTGCTGCGATCCTTCCGGTTAATCTCTGCACCTCTCGCTTCGTTCTCGGTGACACCATTTCGATCAGTGCGATGATCTGTTTGGGATTGGCCTTTATTCCGCGGAAGGTGATGAGATACCCCAGAAATTCTCCCGATGCCACTGCAAACCTACACTTTGCGGGGTTGAGTTTAATATTGCGTAGGTTTAGCCTTTCGAAGCATTCCTGGAGGTGAATGATATGATCTCGCTCTTCGAGGGATTTTCGAGCATATCATCGATGTAGACCTCAATCATTTTTCCTAGTTGTTCGGAGAACATACGGTTTACTAATCGTTGATAAGTTGCGCCAGCATTTTTAAGACCGAACGATATCACTCTATAGCAGTAATTACCGCGGTCGGTTATGAATGTAGTTTTTTCCTGGTCGTCGGGGTTCATCATGATCAGATTGTACCCAGAGAACGCGTCCATTAAGGACAAGAGTTTGTTCCTTGCTGTCGTTTTGACCAAGCAATCGATGTGTGGGAGTGGGTAGCTATCCTTTGAAGGACAAGAGTTTATTGAGGTCGGTGAAATCGACGCACAATAGCCActttccgtttttctttttcacaaagactGGGTTAGCGAGCCAGTCAGGATACCTAACTTCCGTTATGGATCCGACTTTGAGGAGTTTCTCGACCTCGTCGTTGAGTGCGCCAACACGCTCTGGTCCCAACTTTCGTCTCTTTTGTTTGATAGGTCTGAAAGTTGGATCGACATTGAGCTCGTCACATGTGATGCTGATATCAATCCCTGGCATGCCCTTTGCGGCCCATGCAAACGTGTTCAAGTTCTTTTTCAGACAAGATATGAGCTCGACATTCAGAGACTCGCTCAGGTTCACGCTAATTTCGACGCAGCGATCTGGGAATGCTTCGTCTAAGCATACCGAGAAAACAGGCTCGCAGGTCGAATCGCGTTTTCCCTCCAAAGCTTTGGCTACCCGTGACTGCCAAAAGATCtctgttttgtctttttctagGGTGTTGTCAATGGCAgacaatttctttttatttttaggcGGAACCTCCGCCGAAGGATTTTTTCGTTTTAATTCCGCAGCGAAGCAAACTCGCGAGATTCTCCGATCTCCCCAGATGGTCTCAATTCCGCGAGgggttgggaacttgagacacATGTGGTATGTTGACATGACTGCTTGCATTGAATTCCGCCATGGAGTTCCTACGATCGCGTTATACGATGCAGGTTGATCGATGAGCAAGAACTCCACGATTTTCGTCATGCTGTCGACTTTAACCGAGAGGTTGATTGTGCCGAGAGTCATAGTTGCTTCCCCCGAAACTCCTACTACCGGATTCGAATCTTCCGTGTTTTTGGATGGACTGATTTCCATTCATTTGAGGGTttttttgaagatgatatcggccgagcttccggtgTCGACCAATATCCTTGCGATATCGATATTCTGGATTGCCAGTTCGACGACAAGGAGATCGTTGAGAGATTTGACCGGATCGGCCGTTGTTCTCTCCTTGAAGGAGATGACATCGCTGCCTGTTTGATTAGACATATCTTGTCTCAGACGTTCGGTGCTTTTGAGTTAGAGAATTCGAAcaccccctccttctagcgccaaactgtgggaaccgaaattcgcactgtcaattTTCCGTAAAATAAGGAAATATAGGAAACTctaaatttcccagaggtcctggATAATCTGCGTAAACACATAAAAAACGAAAGAGACAGAGATAACAGAATATCGAAAGTAAACTGCACAGTGGCGTATTAATGATTGATAAAAGAACAAGGTTACAGGATTTCCGAGAGACAAGATATAGTTTCGCTAGCCAACTTGATCTCAGAACCAGAACGAAAAGAGTCTAAGTAAAATCGAGCCGCCTAAATTCTATGTTTTTCTAAGCTAGCAGAGTTTTTCTAGGTCTAGGTCTCCCTTCGCGCCCTTCGCCTTAACTCCCCTTATATATGCCTTCTAAGTCAATTCCCGCTTCCTTTTTTGCCCCTAGGTCGAGTTCATCTCTTCGCGGAAATATTCCTTTTCTTCTCGATCTTCATCATTatctttgaaacttgacatttatcttccgattTCGTGAGATTTATCTTATTTCGCAAGTAAAGATAGAACGTCATAGCATCGTTGGGCTCGATTTCGTTACGAAATTGTAATTGGACCCTTAGCCGTGTTCAAGGTCTCTTTGGTCTGTTTTCTGACTTAAgattttttacgatttctttgAAAGAATGTTTCTTGATGCAACGTCGATTTGCCGAGGAGGTTCACATTTCTCGTATAGTTAGACAAGtgtggtgttaagttaaccgtcgTCGTTTATATGATAACTATCAACCTTATTCGGGAAAATGAGTCTTCGCGGCTCTTATTGTAAAGCTCCAATGGTAAATCCGATTGATACGAAACGAGGGATTGATCCATCAAGGCTCGGTGAAAGGCATGAGGTCCGGTCCATGGCGAGAGGAGTTGGACGGTGTGCTCGTTCCAATTCGCCCGTTCTGCGAGTTGGACTTAATCCAACTCaccgaacgggcgagttggacggGACGTTCGATCCAACTCGCCCATTCAACGAACTATCAACCTTATTCCAAGTGtcgtgttaagttaaccgtcgTCGTTTATACGATAACTATGAACCTTATtcgccgaacgggcgagttggactGCTCGTCTGATTCCGCGATCCATTTCTCTCGAGTCTTGCTTCGATAACTTTTGTCGAGAGTGTGTTGAGAAAACTTTCGTGCAAAAATGCAACTTTTAGACGTTGATTTCGAGataaccatttttgaccccaacactcgCCGACAGTTCTTGTGGCCAAGGCTCTTCCCTtcttgtaacgctcatacgaaGATTCAGAATAAAACCtttcttgctctcttttcgattttgatatttattttcgtCTATACtgtcgtgttctgattgcttggtttgtggtttagcagatatccgggacctctggaaaatttaggatttcttatttttcgtaaatcaacggaaatcgacagtgcaaatttcggatCCCATCTCAGCTCCATCACGCTACTAGCACCGCACCCGAGATCGATTTACTGCTCAAGGAATCCAAAAAAAATCCCTTCAtcactcgccggcgagctgaactGTCGTGTGGTTGTGCTCGTCGGCGAGTTCGGCCGTCACGCGAGacggctcgcccggcgagctcgacctgATCCCGGCCTGTCTGACTTACTTCGACTCCCGTATCATCCGTATAGTTGTGATATCCGACCTTCGGGACCATATACTTCCCGTTTCGTTTTGATTAAAGTTATTCTCGAAGTTTTATGactaaaaccgagaaattgtatAAACGCCAAAAGACCTAAGAACGGTCAGCAAGGATTCAAACTGGTCTTGAGGCCCATCTACGCCCTCAGAAGGGATTCGAGCCCATAAAAGTTATGACGGTTTGTCCTAACTCGCAGAAATACGATAAATgctaagtttccaaagataaacataaagattcgaggataactatcaagatcaatgaaaaatggaatattcccGAAAGAGATAGACTTGGGCCCGATGGCAAAGTATGGGCCACCGACCTAGAGCGACTATATAAAGAGAGCAGGAGCAGAAGAAAAGGGGATCCgagaatttagacttagagaactcctgctagcttagagaacttagggcttaggtggttagactagcaCGGCAAGGCTTCGGATGTCTTGGCCACCTCTTGTCATGTTGTTCCGAtagttagcatatctctactcctctcgGAGAAATCTTTTATTCATACTATTCAATAAAACGCCTCTGAGCGActatctatctttttatcgtTCTAAAGTGATTACGCAGAGAATTCAGACCTTCAAGGAAAAATGGGTTCACTCGGTTTTcctccattattatttattataatcgacagtgtgaatttcggttcccacagtttggcgctagaaggaggggtaGTTTGACGAATTCTCTAACTCAAAAATCACTAAACGATAAAAGACACAGGATGTCCGCTGCAGCAGCTAACGATGTCGTTTCTTTCGAGGACCGACCAACGGCCGATCAGGCCAAACCCCACAACAATCTCCTTGTCATCGAGCTGACGATCCAGGACATCGACGTAGCGAGAGTGTTGGTCGACACCGGATGCTCGGCCAATATTATCTACAAAAGCACCCTCGAAAGAATGGAGATCGATCTGTGCACCGTTACGGAAAGACACAGCCCGATATTCGGACTCTCGGGAAATGCTACTATGACTCTCGGCTCGATCGACCTCGTTGTTAAATCCAGGAGCGTCATCAAAGTCACGGAATTCTTAGTCATTGACCGCCCAACATCGTACAACGCGATCGTCGGTACTCCATGGCTTAATTCCATGCGAGCGATACCTTCGACATTCCATCTGTGCCTTAAGTTTTCAACCCCTCGTGGAGTCAAAACTATACAAGGTGACCGCAGGATGTCGCAAGTATGTTTCGCCGCcgagttaaaaaaaatgaacttaGCGATCGAAACTTcccataaaaagaaaagaaagctgTCTCTCGATGAGAACGCCCCGGAACGAGACTCAGAAGTCTTCTTGCAATCTCAAAGGGCCGAAGCCCTAGAAGGGAAGCGCGAACCGGTAATTTCGATCTGCCTCGATGAATCCTCTCCGGAACGATGCGTCGGGATTGGAGCCAACCTCCGCGAGCCACTAAAGACGGAGCTCATCGCCTGTCTCAAAAAGAACCTCAATGCGTTCGCTTGggccgcggaagatatgccagggatcgaTATCGGCATAACGTGTAATGAGCTTAACATCGATCCGACCtacaaacccgtcaaacaaaaaaggcggaagctaggaccggAGCGTGCTACCGCGGTAAATGAGGAAGTCGAAAGACTCCTGAAGGTTGGATCAATAACAGAAGTTAGGTATCCAGACAGGCTCGCTAACccagtcaaaaagaaaaacggcaaaTGGCGAGTATGCGTCGATTTCACCAATCTcaacaaggcctgtccaaaGGATTGCTTCCCACTCCCGCACATCGACCGACTGGTCGAAGCAACAGCAGGGAACAAACTCTTATCATTTATGGATGCCTTCTCTGGGTACAATCAGATcatgatgaatcccgacgatcgcgacTTGTCAATCGAATTTTCTCCGAACAGCTCGGCAAGACTATGGAGGTATACATCGATAACATGCTCGTAAAGTCTCTTGACGAGCACGACCATGTCTCCCATTTGGAGGAGTGCTTTGCAAAACTTAACGCGCACAACATGAAACTGAACCCTGCAAAGTGTAGATTCGCGGTGGCATCAGGAGAATTTCTCGGTTACCTAGTCACGTGTCGTGGGATTGAAGCCAATCCTAGGCAGATAAACGCGTTAATAGAGATGGTCTCGCCAAGGACGaaacgggaagtccaaaggctaACCGGAAGAGTCGCGGCCTTGAACCGTTTCATCTCGCGCTCGACGGATAAATGTCTTCCTTTCTCTGATACGCTGAAAGGGAATAAGAAATTCGAATGGTCTGAGGAATGTGAGAAAGCTTTCCAACAGCTAAAACGTTACCTAGCCACTTCTCCCGTCCTCGCAAAACCAGTGGAGGGAGAACCCTTGTTCCTGTACATCTCAGTCTCAACAACAGCGGTAAGCGGCGTTTTGATTAGAGAGGAACGCGGTGAGCAAAAACCAAtcttctacataagcaaaacgtTACTGGACGCTGAGACCCGGTATCCCCTGATGGTGAAACTAGCATTCGCAGTCGTGACATCAGCAAGGAAACTCCGGCAGTACTTTCAGTCACATACCATAATAATCCTCACCACCTTCCCCCTGCGAACGATCTTGCATAGTCCGAGTCAGTCAGGACAACTCGCAAAATGCCCAATCGAACTAAGCGAGTACGACGTGGAGTACCGCCCAAGAACCTGCGCAAAATCTCAAGTACTAGCGGACTTCTTGGTAGAATTGCCCACGGGAGATATGACAAACACGGAACCGGACTCAACCTGGAtccttcacgtcgacggatcaTCGTCCAAACAAGGATCCGGGATCGGAATCCGGCTCACGTCTCCGACCGGCGAAGTCTTGGAACAGTCGTTCCGATTGGAATTCCATGGGT
The window above is part of the Brassica napus cultivar Da-Ae chromosome C8, Da-Ae, whole genome shotgun sequence genome. Proteins encoded here:
- the LOC106412612 gene encoding uncharacterized protein LOC106412612, whose product is MEISPSKNTEDSNPVVGVSGEATMTLGTINLSVKVDSMTKIVEFLLIDQPASYNAIVGTPWRNSMQAVMSTYHMCLKFPTPRGIETIWGDRRISRVCFAAELKRKNPSAEVPPKNKKKLSAIDNTLEKDKTEIFWQSRVAKALEGKRDSTCEPVFSVCLDEAFPDRCVEISVNLSESLNVELISCLKKNLNTFAWAAKGMPGIDISITCDELNVDPTFRPIKQKRRKLGPERVGALNDEVEKLLKVGSITEVRYPDWLANPVFVKKKNGKWLLCVDFTDLNKLLSFKG
- the LOC106412613 gene encoding uncharacterized protein LOC106412613 — protein: MSAAAANDVVSFEDRPTADQAKPHNNLLVIELTIQDIDVARVLVDTGCSANIIYKSTLERMEIDLCTVTERHSPIFGLSGNATMTLGSIDLVVKSRSVIKVTEFLVIDRPTSYNAIVGTPWLNSMRAIPSTFHLCLKFSTPRGVKTIQGDRRMSQVCFAAELKKMNLAIETSHKKKRKLSLDENAPERDSEVFLQSQRAEALEGKREPVISICLDESSPERCVGIGANLREPLKTELIACLKKNLNAFAWAAEDMPGIDIGITCNELNIDPTYKPVKQKRRKLGPERATAVNEEVERLLKVGSITEVRYPDRLANPVKKKNGKWRVCVDFTNLNKACPKDCFPLPHIDRLVEATAGNKLLSFMDAFSGYNQIMMNPDDRDLSIEFSPNSSARLWRYTSITCS